The bacterium genome segment GGGAGCCGGTTCCGGTGGCAGGTCGATAAAAAATGGCGGCTCCCTGATGTAGGTTGACTCCTGATCCCACTGGTAAAGGTCTCCTTCCGGCACCTCCATCTGATCCCACTGTGCCTCTCCGGTGAACAGGTTGGCGTACTCTTTCTCGAACAGGTCAGCGTGAACCGTTTCGGATACGAACTGATCTATCTCTTCACGGTCAGGCCAGATATCCGCAAGAAAAACCTCGATCCCGTTGGAGTCGATCCCTATGGGTTCCGAAGTCAGGTCGAGCTCTACCGTACCCGCGATAGCGTATGCCACCACAAGTATGGGAGATGCCAGGTAGTTGGCCCTGACAAAGGGGTTGATGCGGGCCTCGTAGTTCCGGTTGCCCGACAGCACCGCGGCAGTGACCAGCTGATTGTCTTCGATAGTCCTGGATATATGGGAAGGCAGAGGACCGCTGTTTCCGATACATGTTGTACAGCCGTACCCTACAACGTGAAATCCCAGAGCCTCCAGGAAGGGCATGAGCCCGGCCAGCTCCAGGTAGTCGGTAACGACTTTAGAACCCGGCGCCAGGCTGGTCTTGACCCACGGTTTCCTTCTCAGGCCTCTTTGTACCGCGTTTCTCGCCAGAAGCCCGGCACCCATCATGGCCGAGGGGTTGGATGTGTTGGTGCAGCTGGTGATGGCAGCAATGACCACCGAACCGTCGCATAATTGAATGGTTTCCGGTCCACCGTCCCAGGGAACACATCGGCATACGGTTCTGGGGGGCACAGGACAAGAGCACGAACTGGGGCTGTCCGTAGGTGAGCCGCCTTCCTGGGTCCAGCACCCGCTGTCAGCGAAGCTGTTCGGATCGGAAATGATCCCTGCCTTGAGCATTTCGGGGAGGTTTTTTAAAAAAGAACTCTTTAGTCCCGAGAGAGGGACCCTCTCGTGAGGCTTGCGCGGCCCGGCCAGGGATCTTTCTATCGCACCGAGGTCAACCTCCACAATATCTGTGTAATGGGGGTCCGGTGTATCGGCCCTTTGAAAAAGTCCCTGCTCCTTCATGTAGGTTTCCACAAGCTGCACCAGACCGGCCGGTCTCCCTGTTCCGGTAAGATAACGCAGTGTTTCCTCGTCCACAGGAAAAAGGGTAGCTGTAGCGCCGAACTCGGGGGACATATTGGAGATGGTCGCCCTGTCAGGAAGGGTCAGAGCAGAGAGACCGGGGCCGAAGAACTCCACGAACTTTCCCACAACCCCCTTTTCCCGCAGCATCCCGGTCACTGTCAGAACAAGGTCGGTGGCGGTTACATCCGGCAGCAGCCTGCCTGCTACCTTGACACCCACAACCTCCGGTACAAGCATGTAGTAAGGCTGTCCCAGCAGCACAGCCTCCGCTTCGATGCCTCCCACCCCCCAACTCAGGACTCCCAGCCCGTTGATCATGGGGGTGTGGGAGTCGGTCCCTACAAGGGTGTCGGGAAAGGCGACGATCTCACCGTGCCTTTCTGACCTGACCACCACCTTACCCAGGTACTCCAGGTTCACCTGATGAACGATTCCGGTCCCCGGAGGAACCACCTGCAGGTTCTCAAAGGAGCCTTGCCCCCACTTGAGAAGGGAGTACCGTTCCTGGTTCCGCTCGATCTCTTTCTTTACGTTGTACTCATAGGAATCCTCTGTACCAAAACGGTCCACCTGGACAGAATGGTCGATGATGAGATCAGCCGGGACTTGCGGATTAATACGTTGCGGGTCGCCACCGGACCTGGCCACAGCCGATCTCATAGCCGCAAGATCCACCAGGGCAGGAACACCCGTAAAATCCTGGAGGATGACCCTGCCGGGCATGAACGGGAAAACAGCCGGGTCCTTCAGGTC includes the following:
- a CDS encoding aconitate hydratase gives rise to the protein MNENSNLPFNPKDTLKVGSENFTIFRLDSLEKAGLCTLHTLPRSIRILLENLIRSAAGGRGSFEELQSLAGWSPDLKDPAVFPFMPGRVILQDFTGVPALVDLAAMRSAVARSGGDPQRINPQVPADLIIDHSVQVDRFGTEDSYEYNVKKEIERNQERYSLLKWGQGSFENLQVVPPGTGIVHQVNLEYLGKVVVRSERHGEIVAFPDTLVGTDSHTPMINGLGVLSWGVGGIEAEAVLLGQPYYMLVPEVVGVKVAGRLLPDVTATDLVLTVTGMLREKGVVGKFVEFFGPGLSALTLPDRATISNMSPEFGATATLFPVDEETLRYLTGTGRPAGLVQLVETYMKEQGLFQRADTPDPHYTDIVEVDLGAIERSLAGPRKPHERVPLSGLKSSFLKNLPEMLKAGIISDPNSFADSGCWTQEGGSPTDSPSSCSCPVPPRTVCRCVPWDGGPETIQLCDGSVVIAAITSCTNTSNPSAMMGAGLLARNAVQRGLRRKPWVKTSLAPGSKVVTDYLELAGLMPFLEALGFHVVGYGCTTCIGNSGPLPSHISRTIEDNQLVTAAVLSGNRNYEARINPFVRANYLASPILVVAYAIAGTVELDLTSEPIGIDSNGIEVFLADIWPDREEIDQFVSETVHADLFEKEYANLFTGEAQWDQMEVPEGDLYQWDQESTYIREPPFFIDLPPEPAPLMDITGARVLAVFGDTLTTDHISPAGNIPEDGPAGQYLIGQGIQAEGFNSFGSRRGNHEVMVRGTFANIRIRNGMVEEEGGWTRHQPGGDRLTIYDAAARYREEGVPLVILGGEEYGAGSSRDWAAKGAHLLGVRAVIASSYERIHRSNLVGMGVLPLQFTGGQSVESLGLSGREIINIEGIKDGLKPKGILIVTAAAEGAEPVRFEVLVRLDSAVDVEYYRNGGILQTVLREMMEK